The segment ATACATGGAGAAGCACAGCGTCGCGCGGATGATCGGCGCGCCTCCGGGCTATGTTGGCTACGACGAGGGCGGGCAGTTGACTGAGGCGGTGCGGCGGAAGCCGTATGCCGTGGTGCTGTTCGACGAGATCGAGAAGGCGCATCCGGATGTATTCAACGTGCTGCTGCAGGTGCTCGACGACGGCCGAATCACCGACAGCCAGGGGCGCACGGTCGATTTTAAGAACACGGTCATCATCATGACCTCGAACATCGGTTCGCGCTATCTGCTGGAAGGTGTGTCGGGCAGTTCGATTCCCGACAGCGTGCGCGAGAGCGTAATGGCGGAGCTGAGGAAGTCGTTCCGGCCGGAGTTCCTGAACCGGATCGACGAGACGATCCTCTTCAAGCCGCTGACGCTCGAGGAAATCACCACGATCGTGGACCTACTGCTGGCCGATTTGAACAAGCGGCTGGCGGATCGGCGTGTAACGGTGTCGCTCGACGCGAAGGCGAAGGAGTGGACCGCGGAGAAGGGCTACGATCCGGTGTTCGGGGCGCGGCCGTTGAAGCGGTTCCTGCAGCGAAACATCGAGACGAAGCTCGCGCGGGCATTGATCAGCGGCGAAGTCGGCGAGGACAGCGCGGTGAAGTTCACCATCAAGAACGACGAGCTGGTGATGGCGGGGAAGTCATCGCCGATACCCGCCGCCGCGCAGCGGTAACGGTGGGCCGGCTGGCCGATTTTGCGGTTCGATGTAGCCGGGCTCGCTGAGCCCGGCGAAAGAGGCCGGGGTCGACGACCCCGGCTACAGCGCTGGCGTTTGCGGTCAACCGTCCGCGCTACTCGCGTCGAAACGCCGCCAGCACCTGCTCGCAGGCGGCGAGTCCGGGCGCGCCGTTTTGATTCGTTGCCGCCAACAGCGCGAGGTCGCGTTCCGGTGCCAGCCACGTCACCGCGTACCACTGGCCGTTGCTGCCGTCGTGGTGCAGCACGCGTCCCGTCGCTGCGCGATCCGCGCCGCGGGCCCACGCGCGAGTGGAGACTTCCCAGCCACCGGCGTACGCCTCGCCGGCGGCGGGCGTGTGCAGCGCCGCGAAGGTTTCCGGCCGGAGCAGCGCGGCTTCGTGGTGCGGATTGGCCGCGTGGCCCCGCAGGTGGAGCGCGATGAACCGCGCCCAATCCGGGAGACTGAGGTGTGCGGTACCAGCCGGTCCGTAGAGCGGTGGTACCCGCCAGTCTGCGGCGAGCGACCCTGGCGCCACGGGCCGGCCGGAGCCGGCGTGGCCGCGCGGCTGATCGACCACCCCGGGCGTGCCCGGCGCGCCGAAGCCGCCGGTCGTGATGCCCAAGGGCCGCCACAGTCGCGCGCGCATCTGTTCCTCCCAAGGCTCACGGTTGATCCGCTCCAGCACGACTCCCGCGATGATGTACGCGACGTTCGAATATTCGTACGTCGCGCCGGGAGCAAAACGCGGCGCGGTCGCAAGGACGCGCCCGGTCAGCTCCAATCGCTGCCGGCGCAGCGACGCTTCGCGCAGCTGCAAAACGCGCCGCGTGCGACCGGGCGCGAGCGTGCGCCAGCTCGGATTGGGCGGCAGGCCGGCCCGGTGCGCCAGCACGTGCGCGAGCTGCACGTGTTGCCAGCCCGGATGCAGGCGCGGCAGGGTGGAGCCGAAGATCTCGGCCAGCGTCGTGTGCCAATCCAACCGACCTTGGTCCACCGTCAGTCCCACCAGCGTCGCGGTCATCGCCTTCGTGCACGAGCCGAGGTGAAACCGATCGTCGGGCGCGAGCCGCGCGGTGGAACCCCGGCGGCGCACCCCGGCGCAGCCGAGCATCGCGATGTCGGGTCCATGCAGCAGCGCCGCAGCCAGACCCGGCACTCCGGTGCGTTCTACAATGCGCTGAAGTGTGCGATCCAGCCTGGAGGTTGCCGGGAGATCTGCCATGGCGCCACAGGTAAGCCGGAACCCGGCGGCCGCAAATCCCCGCCACCGGCTGCGTGGACGAGGACCGCACCGGCTCTCATCGCGGCGGTCCCTGCGTGTTCAAAATCGTGTTACCTGACGCGTTTAGGGATTGCCAGTCGTAGCCGGGGTCGCCGAGATCGGCGTCGCTATGCGCATCCTTTCCAGCTTGTTAGCACTAGCCGCAGCGGCTGCGTCGACCATGTTTGCCGCCGAGCCCTCCATGATCGTGCTGAAGAACGGATCCCGGATCGTCGGCACCATCCAGAAAGAGGAAGCCGGCAAGGTGTACATCGACGCCGACCTGCTGGGACCGATCGTGATCGATGCCACGGCGCTCGCGCCCGCCGCTCCGGAGACCGTGACTCCGCCGCCTACGATGCCGGAGCCAGTGGCACCCGTGGTGACCACCGCGACCCAGGCGCCGGCGGAGCTGCCGACGCACGCGGCGGCCAAGGTGGTTTGGAAGCGCATTTTTTCCATCAACGGTTCCTACAACTCCGCCGCCTACGTACAGGGCGCGGTGCCGGGCGCACCGGCTGAGTTGGACCTGACCGGGAAGGCTCTCGGGCTCTCCGGCACGCAGTCGATGGTGCAGTTCAACGGGATGATCCTCAGGGCCACCCCGACACTGGCCGTGTCACTGAGCGGCTCGTACGCTTATGCGAAGTACGAACCCGCCGGAGCGGTGGTCGACAACTACAAGGGCGAGTTTCAGGTGACGCGGATGCTGTCGGACCGCCGCTACCTGCTCGCGCGCTCGAGCTACAAGGTCGATCAGATTTCGCTGATCGATCGCTCGTTCGAACAGGTCATCGGTTACGGGTTCAAGCTGATCGACACCGACCGGACGAAGCTCGATGTGATCCCCGGCCTGTCGGAAGTAAACGAGGTGAAAGGTACCGAGTTCGACGATGAGTGGATCTTTTCGGCCGGTTTCCTGCAGCACCTTGAGTTCGCCTTCAACGAGCGCGTTTCGCTGAAGCAGCAGTTCAAGTATCGCATCGGTGTCACTGACACCGAGGTGTGGGCGATCAACTCCTACCTCGGGCTCGAGTCGCAACTCAGCGAACACGTGTCGCTGACCGTGGGTTTGACCTACACCTACGACAACACGCTTGGGCCGCTGCCACCATCGCTGGCGAATGGGCTGATCGCGAGCGGCGTGCCCGTGGAGATCGTGCGCGCGCTCCGGCCTGGCGAAAAGGGCCAGCTCCAGCTCACCAGCGGACTGCAGTACAAGTGGTGAGCAAGGGCTGAACCGACTTCTGCGGCTCGAACGAGGGCGCAGGCTTGCTGCGCCCCTGCTGCGCTGCTGTAGGCCCGGCCGGTGGCCGGGCGCCCACACACCGCGCGGGCCTACAACCCGCACGGTCGGGTCACACTCGGGTTTGATGCGCTCTAGAATGTGATGATCTCGAGCGCCACCTGCAGGATCTCCTCGCGGGCGGAGGAATCGAGCGCCTTCCAGCCGAGCACGAGCGCGTGCTGGTAGCACTGGCGGCGGCTGACCTGATGCGTGAGCGCAGGCAGTCCGATCCGTTCGGCGAGCGGCCCGAGTTCCCTGGCCAGCAGCGTGTGCCGCTGGACCTGATTGAACAACAGCGCGGCCTTGTCGCGGTGATGGTGCTGGCGGATCACGCCGACGGTTCGCTGCGAGGTCCAGAGATCGGCCGGAGAGGGCGAACTCACCAGCACGACTTTGTCCGCCTGCGCGAGGCTTTCGTGCACTACTGCTGACTCCAGGTGAGGCGGGGTGTCGATGATCAGCGCATCGTAGGCTGCGTCGGGCTGCGCCAGTACGATCGAGGGTTTGGTCTCTTCGATCCACCGTGTCGCCGTCTGCTGAGGATCGCGATCCAGAAACGCGACGCGCCGGCCGGCGTCGGCCAGCGCGCAGCCGAGCAGGATCGAGAGCGTGGTCTTGCCCGCGCCGCCTTTGCCGTTGCAGAAGGTGATGACCATGGGAAGCGGATGACCGCCGAACCTCACTCACGCAGCCCGCGCGACGCACGGCGCGCGCAGGCCAAAGAAAAAGGCCCGAAGCGCGAGCCTCGGGCCCGGGAAAACGAGCGTCGGGTAACTCAGGCCGCGGGCGCGGCGGGCGTGGCCACGGCGACCGGGCGCTTGTCGGAGGCGAGCACCAGCAGGAAGCCGATGATCGGATCGAGCAGCAAGGAGGCGAGGAGGTAGCCCCAGAAGCCGAACTTGCGTTCACGACCGAGATACGCGACGAGACAGCAGATGCCGATGTAGAGAAGCGAGAGGACGAGCATGGGAGGAGTTGTTAGATTTTGACTGCGGCCACCTTTTTCATTCCGGCTTTCACCTCTTCGGTGAAACTGGCTTGAAAGTCTTTCGCGTTGAAGGTCAGGAGCGTGCCGCCCGACTCATAATGCCGGATGAACACCTGGCCGATCGCGTATGTGCAGCCGCCCGCGAGCACGGGCAGCGCCACGGCACCGACGAGCGAGCCGACGCCGGGCAGCATCTTGAAGAAGATCCCGAAGGTACCGTGGGCGAGCATCCCCGGCGCCAGTCCGCCCACGAGTGAGGCCACGGCGGATTTGCCGACGTTCTCCGCAAACGGCACGCCATAGACGGACGAGATGTCGGCCAGCATCTTCAGCTGGACGCCGGTGACCGCGACCGCGTCCCAGATCGGAATCGGCAACGCGCCCGCGCCGGCGCCGAGCATTGTGCTGGTGAGAACGATACGATCCGCCGCGGTTTTGCGGCTGGTCGTCGGTTCGAGGGTCACGGTGGTGTCGGAGGCGCTCATAGTTGAAGAGGAGGGTTCGGGTGAAGAGGAGGAGGGTGCGGCGACACCATTGGCCGTGTCGAGTGATTCGGCAAGCTTGCTGCGCAACCGGCTGGAGTTCGACTTCCTCACCATAAATCGGTTAGGTGATCAGATTGCTGATCTGGTCGGAGGGTCAAGGGAAAATCCCGGGCGTATCCTGCCGGGTGCGTCATCGGCCCGTGGGGCCTGGATACAGCCGTGGTGGTGGCGTCGGGACAACGGCGAGGAACAATGCCGCGGTGCCGCGCGCGACCGGGACGTCCGGCGGGCGTCCGCAATCGTACGCGTCACCGGAAATTCGCTTGCTAAGTGCAGCGGCGCGTTGGATTCAAACGGCGCCCTGCGGGTCCCTGCCGGGCGCGCTCCAGCTCACTTCATGGAATTTCTCCGTTTTCTTCAGCGCGAATCCGGTGCGATCGGCCGTCGGATCGCTCTCGTCACGCTGCTTGGCGGAGCGGTGAGCGGGCTGATGGTGACCATCATCCTCGGCGCGGCCTCGGCGGCGACGGCGCAAGGGGAGTCCTTCCGCTACCTGCTGTTGTTCCTCATCGCGCTCGTCGCGATGATGACCGCCAAACGCTACAGTCTGCGCCATACCGGCGAGCTGACGGAAGGCATCGTCGAGCGGCTGCGCTTGCGCGTCGCGGACAAGATTCGCCGGGCCGAGCTGCTGTTTTTCGAGTCCACCGGGCCCGCGCAGTTCACGACGCTGCTGACGAAAGAGACGCAGACGATCTCCTCCACCGTGTCGATGGCGATCAACGCCTCGGCTTCGGCCGTGATGCTGCTGGTGGCGTTTCTGTTCATCGCCTACCTGTCGGTCCCCGCGTTCCTGCTGACGCTCGGCGCCATGGCCACGGCGGTGATTGCCTACCGCTGGAGTTTGAGTACCGCCGAGCCGCAGCTGCAGCAGACGCTCGAGATGGAGGTCGGCTTTTTCGGGCTGATCGAACACCTGCTGGATGGTTTCAAGGAGCTGAAGGTCGACGCGCGCAAGAACCGCGATCTGTTCGACAACCACCTGCGCCCGCTCGCCACGAAGGTCACGAACCTGAAGGTCGAAACGAACAACAGCTTCGTCACCACCACGCTGATCACCCACTCCGCGTTCTACGGGCTGCTTGGGGTGATCATCTTCCTGCTGCCGCGGTTCGCACAGGCCGAGGGCTCCGTGGTGATCAAGATCTCCACGGTGATCCTGTTCATTTTCGGCCCGATGGCCGAAGTGGTGGGCGTCGTGCCCTACATCGCCAAGGCCGCCGTCGCGATCCGCGCCATCGAGACGATGGAGTCGAAACTGGATGACGAGCTGAGCCACGTGCCGACGGTGAACTTCGCCGACGATCCCGCGCCGCTGCCGCTGCGCGAGATCGAGGTCCGCGATCTGGTGTTCTCCTACAAGAATCCGGATGGGACGCCCGGCTACACCGTCGGTCCGCTCAACGTCACGATTCCGCTGGGCGAGGTGTTGTTCATCCAGGGCGGCAACGGCGGCGGCAAGTCGACGTTCCTCAAGCTGCTCACCGGATTGTACCAGCCGGCGGGCGGCGCGCTGTATCTCAACGGCCACCGGCTGCAGCCTTCGCAGTATCATCGCTACCGGAACATGTTTTCCGTGATCTTCACGGACTTTCATCTCTTCGACCGGTTGTACGGACTGCAAAACGTCGACGAGGACCGGCTGAACGAGCGGCTGCAGGAGATGGAGCTCGACGCCAAGACGAGCTATTACGAGGGCCGGTTCTCGACGCTCAACCTCTCCACCGGGCAGCGCAAGCGGCTGTCGCTGATCATCGCGCTGCTCGACGACAAGCCGATCCTGGTCTTCGACGAGTGGGCCGCGGATCAGGACCCGATTTTCCGCCGTCATTTCTACGAGGTGATTCTCCCGGAGCTGAAGCGCCAGGGGAAGACGATCATCGCGGCGACCCACGACGACCGGTACTTCTCGGCGGCCGATCGCGTATTGAAGATGGAATACGGCCGCTTCGTGAACGGCGCGCCGAAATAGGCTGTTCTCTCCCCGGTCGATTCGCTAACGATTTCCTCGGATCCCTTCATGCCTGACGCCGCCCCTCCCAACCCTGCGCCCGAGCCGACGGGCGAACCGCGGCCGGCCGGCGCGCCCGCGGCCGGTGCCGAAGGCCCGGCCGCCGCCAACGCGGCCCGACCGGCGCCGGCCTCCGTCCAGCGCGCGGAGGCTCCCGTGCGTCGGCCCGGGCTGTTGCGCCGGATCCGCCGCAACGCCGGCGATCTCTGGCGCGAACACCGCGTGGTGCTGGTGATTGCCGGCTTCCTCCTCGCCTTCGTGGTCGCGTTCTTCTGGAACCGGATTTTCATCCGGATCGAGGCGGGCCACGCGGGGGTGCTCTACCGGCTGTTCCAGGGCGGCACCGTGACCAAGCACGTTTACGGCGAAGGTCTGCATGTGATCGCGCCGTGGAACACGATGTTCATCTACAACGCCCGCGTGCAGCAGGTCGCCGATGCCTTCACCGTGCTGTCGCAGGACGGCCTCGCCATCAACGTGGAGGTGTCGATCCGTTTCCGCCCGCTCTATGATCAGCTCGGATTGCTGCACAAGCACGTGGGCTACGACTACGTCGACAAGGTGGTGAAGCCGGAAATCCAAGCGCAGTTCCGGTTCGTCCTCGGCCAGTACAAGCCCGAGGAAATCTACACCTCGCAAAACTTCATCGTCCAAACGGTGGTGCAGGGCGCGCTCGCGAACGTCGGTGATCGGCACATCCTGCTGGATGACCTGCTGCTGAAAGCCGTGACGCTGCCCCGGCCGGTCGCGGAGGCAATCGAGTCGAAGCTGCGCGCGCAGCAGCTCGCGCAGGAGTTCGACTACCGGCTGCAGACCGAGGGCAAGGAGGCGCAGCGCAAAAAGATCGAGGCGCAGGGCATCCGCGATTTCCAGGACACGATCACCGGCGGCGGCATTTCAGAGGAGTTTCTCCGGTTCAAGGGCATCGAGGCGACGCTGGAGATCGCGCGCTCGCCGAACTCGAAGGTGGTGATCATCGGCGGCGGCGAGGACCGGCTGCCGATCATCCTCGACGGCTCGTCGCGCAGCGGTGACGCCGCGCCGGCGGCGACCCACGAGCGACCGCCCGTCTCCGGTCCGCCGCGACGTTGAGCGGAGCGAGCTGCCGGCGGCGCTGCTCGGTGCGGCCGGCGGCCGGACGCCGCAGCTGCCCTTCAGCTGGACGCCGGCGTGAGCGTCGTCGGAGCCACGGGCACGGTGATCGACGGCGTCACCGGGCTGCTGCCCGCTTTCACCTGTTTCCACACCCGGTCGTAGACCTCCTCGGAGACGCGTGCGTCCTCGAGCGTCACGTTCTTTTTCTCGCCCGAGGGATGCAGGAAATAGGACGGACCGTTGAGGATCCGCCGGTCGATCATGGGACGGGCTGTCGGAATCGTGGTGGCGAAGAGCGAGTAGTTGGTGACGACGGCGGCGACCTCGGGTTCGAGCAGGTAGTTCACAAACTCCTCCGCCTCGGCCCGGTTGGTCGCGGCGGTGGGCAGGCAGAAACCGTCCTTGAACAGGATCGAACCTTCGCGCGGCAGCGAGATCCGGATGTTGAGGTTGGGTGCGAACCTCCCGTCGGGATCGCCCTCCATCGCGCGCGTCACATCTCCCGACCAGGCCATGGCGAGATCCACCCGGCCGGTCGCGAGGAGTTCCGCCACGCGGTCGCTTTCAAAAAACGCGATCCGATCCCGCAGCTGGTACAGCACCTCACCGGCCCGCTCGACATCGGCCTCGGTGGCGGTGGCGGGCGTGAGCCCATGGTAGATCAAAACGTTGCCGAGCGCGTAACGGGCGTCGTCCAGCACGGAGACTCCGGCCACCTCGCCGTCCACGCGCGTCTGCAGGATGAACAGGTCGGACCAGCTTTTCGGCAGTCCGTCGATGCGATAGGCGTTGTAGCCGATTCCCGTCGCGCCCCAGATATACGGCACGAACCAGTCGCACGCCGGATCAAATCGCGAACCGAAGGTTCGCTGGTCGACGTTCGCGACGTTCGGGAGCCGCTTCCGGTCAAAAGCTCCGATCAGTCCGAGTTCACGCAGATACTGCGCCATGAAGCCTGACGGCATCACCAAATCGTAGGGTTCAGCGCGCGCGCGGAGCAGGTCGGGCAACGGGTCGTTCGAGCTGAAATAGTGCAGCACCGGCCGGATGCCCGTGCGCGCCTGGAATTCGTCCAACACCTCCTGCGGCAGATAGTCGGCCCAAATGAGCACATGGATTTCACCGCGCACCGCGACGGCACGGTGGAACGAGAAGCGCTCCAGCTTGCTGCAGCCCGCCGCGGCGAGTCCGGCGAAGGCGGCGCCGATCCATTGCCGGCGGGTCCAAAGCGACGCGCCGGCCGAGGGGCTCACAGACGAATCAGGGGGCGGCATCATGGATTAGCGAGTGATGGTCGATTCACTGCCGCGTGGCAAGCGACGTGTCGTTGATTTTGCGATGCAACCGGCCGCGAATCCGGGCCAATCGAGGCGCATGCGGGAGTGACGCCGAGGTAGGGCGGTCGCGGGCGGCCGCGCCGGACCCGAGCACCGGCGCGTCTTCTGGGAATCATCAACAAGCAAAGCCTCAGCTTCACTACCGAGATTCGCGTTCATTCGCGTGATTCGCGGGCGCTCTTCCGCCTGGTGACGGTCAACCCGCAAGGCCGGCGAGCGTCGCTTGCAGCCGCGCGAGCAGCGCCGTCCGGTGCGCCTGCGGGAAAAAGTGCCCGCCCGCGAACAGGTGCAGCTGACAGCGACCGCGCGTGTGCCGCGACCAGGCCGCGAGGCCCGGCTCGCTGGTCCAGGGATCCTCCGTGCCGCCGAACACCGTGAGCGGCGCGTCGACCGGGCCGGCGTCCCGCCAGGCGTAC is part of the Opitutus terrae PB90-1 genome and harbors:
- a CDS encoding YcjF family protein; the protein is MSASDTTVTLEPTTSRKTAADRIVLTSTMLGAGAGALPIPIWDAVAVTGVQLKMLADISSVYGVPFAENVGKSAVASLVGGLAPGMLAHGTFGIFFKMLPGVGSLVGAVALPVLAGGCTYAIGQVFIRHYESGGTLLTFNAKDFQASFTEEVKAGMKKVAAVKI
- a CDS encoding cyclic peptide export ABC transporter, translating into MEFLRFLQRESGAIGRRIALVTLLGGAVSGLMVTIILGAASAATAQGESFRYLLLFLIALVAMMTAKRYSLRHTGELTEGIVERLRLRVADKIRRAELLFFESTGPAQFTTLLTKETQTISSTVSMAINASASAVMLLVAFLFIAYLSVPAFLLTLGAMATAVIAYRWSLSTAEPQLQQTLEMEVGFFGLIEHLLDGFKELKVDARKNRDLFDNHLRPLATKVTNLKVETNNSFVTTTLITHSAFYGLLGVIIFLLPRFAQAEGSVVIKISTVILFIFGPMAEVVGVVPYIAKAAVAIRAIETMESKLDDELSHVPTVNFADDPAPLPLREIEVRDLVFSYKNPDGTPGYTVGPLNVTIPLGEVLFIQGGNGGGKSTFLKLLTGLYQPAGGALYLNGHRLQPSQYHRYRNMFSVIFTDFHLFDRLYGLQNVDEDRLNERLQEMELDAKTSYYEGRFSTLNLSTGQRKRLSLIIALLDDKPILVFDEWAADQDPIFRRHFYEVILPELKRQGKTIIAATHDDRYFSAADRVLKMEYGRFVNGAPK
- a CDS encoding DUF481 domain-containing protein, with the protein product MFAAEPSMIVLKNGSRIVGTIQKEEAGKVYIDADLLGPIVIDATALAPAAPETVTPPPTMPEPVAPVVTTATQAPAELPTHAAAKVVWKRIFSINGSYNSAAYVQGAVPGAPAELDLTGKALGLSGTQSMVQFNGMILRATPTLAVSLSGSYAYAKYEPAGAVVDNYKGEFQVTRMLSDRRYLLARSSYKVDQISLIDRSFEQVIGYGFKLIDTDRTKLDVIPGLSEVNEVKGTEFDDEWIFSAGFLQHLEFAFNERVSLKQQFKYRIGVTDTEVWAINSYLGLESQLSEHVSLTVGLTYTYDNTLGPLPPSLANGLIASGVPVEIVRALRPGEKGQLQLTSGLQYKW
- a CDS encoding serine hydrolase domain-containing protein is translated as MADLPATSRLDRTLQRIVERTGVPGLAAALLHGPDIAMLGCAGVRRRGSTARLAPDDRFHLGSCTKAMTATLVGLTVDQGRLDWHTTLAEIFGSTLPRLHPGWQHVQLAHVLAHRAGLPPNPSWRTLAPGRTRRVLQLREASLRRQRLELTGRVLATAPRFAPGATYEYSNVAYIIAGVVLERINREPWEEQMRARLWRPLGITTGGFGAPGTPGVVDQPRGHAGSGRPVAPGSLAADWRVPPLYGPAGTAHLSLPDWARFIALHLRGHAANPHHEAALLRPETFAALHTPAAGEAYAGGWEVSTRAWARGADRAATGRVLHHDGSNGQWYAVTWLAPERDLALLAATNQNGAPGLAACEQVLAAFRRE
- a CDS encoding ParA family protein, whose amino-acid sequence is MVITFCNGKGGAGKTTLSILLGCALADAGRRVAFLDRDPQQTATRWIEETKPSIVLAQPDAAYDALIIDTPPHLESAVVHESLAQADKVVLVSSPSPADLWTSQRTVGVIRQHHHRDKAALLFNQVQRHTLLARELGPLAERIGLPALTHQVSRRQCYQHALVLGWKALDSSAREEILQVALEIITF
- a CDS encoding prohibitin family protein, producing MPDAAPPNPAPEPTGEPRPAGAPAAGAEGPAAANAARPAPASVQRAEAPVRRPGLLRRIRRNAGDLWREHRVVLVIAGFLLAFVVAFFWNRIFIRIEAGHAGVLYRLFQGGTVTKHVYGEGLHVIAPWNTMFIYNARVQQVADAFTVLSQDGLAINVEVSIRFRPLYDQLGLLHKHVGYDYVDKVVKPEIQAQFRFVLGQYKPEEIYTSQNFIVQTVVQGALANVGDRHILLDDLLLKAVTLPRPVAEAIESKLRAQQLAQEFDYRLQTEGKEAQRKKIEAQGIRDFQDTITGGGISEEFLRFKGIEATLEIARSPNSKVVIIGGGEDRLPIILDGSSRSGDAAPAATHERPPVSGPPRR
- a CDS encoding polyamine ABC transporter substrate-binding protein, which translates into the protein MMPPPDSSVSPSAGASLWTRRQWIGAAFAGLAAAGCSKLERFSFHRAVAVRGEIHVLIWADYLPQEVLDEFQARTGIRPVLHYFSSNDPLPDLLRARAEPYDLVMPSGFMAQYLRELGLIGAFDRKRLPNVANVDQRTFGSRFDPACDWFVPYIWGATGIGYNAYRIDGLPKSWSDLFILQTRVDGEVAGVSVLDDARYALGNVLIYHGLTPATATEADVERAGEVLYQLRDRIAFFESDRVAELLATGRVDLAMAWSGDVTRAMEGDPDGRFAPNLNIRISLPREGSILFKDGFCLPTAATNRAEAEEFVNYLLEPEVAAVVTNYSLFATTIPTARPMIDRRILNGPSYFLHPSGEKKNVTLEDARVSEEVYDRVWKQVKAGSSPVTPSITVPVAPTTLTPASS